From the Desulfovibrio sp. JY genome, one window contains:
- a CDS encoding glycosyltransferase produces MAVGTPVLARPVDTAAGAALPRLEGLRLAHLILDMGFGGAERLAQDIAIAMQRQGARCHVVCFDAVSGNTEPLTRHGIPVECVKRRQMFFDGRTCLRLLRRLKALGIGLLHAHDLTSLSYAVTAGLVLGIPVVATEHSRHYVAARRLRRLEKRVLCLGVRRLVAVSPGLARASVHRDRIAPGKVAVIENGVDAARFARADGRLFRAELGLGPGALLVGMVGRLEAIKGPGVLLEAFAGLAGLFPEARLAFVGQGSLASMLRTRSEALGLADRVHFLGARSDIPAVMAGLDILALPSLSEGLPLALLEGMAAGRPVAATAVGRVPGIVRPGRECENGLLVPPDHPQALGRALAALLGDAALRERLGLAARQHIARYYDQRDMFRKYQDVYAQALDGRA; encoded by the coding sequence ATGGCTGTCGGAACGCCTGTGCTTGCCCGCCCTGTCGACACGGCTGCCGGCGCGGCCTTGCCACGGTTGGAGGGGCTCCGCCTGGCCCATTTGATTCTGGATATGGGCTTTGGCGGCGCGGAACGATTGGCCCAGGACATTGCCATCGCCATGCAACGGCAGGGCGCCCGGTGCCATGTCGTGTGCTTTGACGCCGTTTCCGGCAATACGGAGCCCCTGACCCGCCACGGCATCCCGGTGGAATGCGTCAAACGCCGGCAGATGTTCTTTGATGGCCGGACCTGCCTGCGGCTGCTGCGGCGTTTGAAGGCCCTCGGCATCGGGCTTCTCCACGCCCATGACCTGACCAGCCTGTCCTACGCCGTGACGGCGGGGCTTGTCCTTGGCATTCCCGTGGTCGCAACGGAACATAGCCGGCATTATGTCGCGGCGCGCCGGCTGCGACGGCTCGAAAAACGGGTGCTGTGCCTGGGGGTGCGCCGGCTGGTCGCGGTTTCGCCGGGGCTCGCCCGGGCGAGCGTGCACCGGGACCGCATCGCTCCGGGCAAGGTCGCGGTCATTGAAAATGGCGTGGACGCGGCACGGTTCGCCCGGGCCGATGGCCGTCTTTTCCGTGCGGAACTGGGCCTTGGCCCCGGCGCTCTTTTGGTGGGCATGGTCGGCCGGCTGGAGGCGATCAAAGGGCCTGGGGTGCTGCTGGAGGCTTTTGCCGGTTTGGCCGGTCTTTTTCCCGAAGCCCGGTTGGCCTTCGTCGGCCAGGGGAGCCTCGCAAGCATGCTGCGCACCAGAAGCGAGGCTCTGGGCCTTGCCGATCGGGTCCACTTCCTGGGGGCCAGGTCGGATATCCCGGCGGTCATGGCCGGGTTGGACATCCTGGCCCTGCCATCCCTGTCCGAAGGACTGCCCCTGGCCTTGCTGGAAGGCATGGCCGCGGGGCGGCCGGTGGCAGCCACGGCGGTCGGGCGGGTCCCGGGCATCGTGCGGCCGGGGCGCGAGTGCGAAAACGGCCTGCTCGTGCCGCCTGACCACCCGCAAGCCCTGGGCCGGGCCCTGGCGGCGCTGCTCGGGGATGCGGCGCTTCGGGAGCGCCTCGGCCTGGCGGCGCGCCAGCATATCGCCAGATACTACGACCAGCGGGACATGTTCCGGAAGTATCAGGACGTGTACGCCCAGGCCCTGGACGGGAGGGCCTGA
- a CDS encoding GNAT family N-acetyltransferase, whose product MRWSIDDLDGLSRDAPAVTDEGSWLRACAAVETGKPVVLRQDGVFLPLCWQRRHGLSVVEALGQGQRSVAGPVGVANAPMPVLGLADLPARADLLDFRRFPAVHADSVFPRFPSRLARVDAACFKRSLAVDEEAFLASLSKGTRKDLRYAMRRVERTFGKDSPGHEAVTLRAGNREAAWNRAAALAKRSWQGKAGVSVVTDGKKERFLKRLMENGMTVKIHFYSLGDSLAAFAITMENGKEILIYAHEYDAAYAKYQPGHILNFSIIATALVSGISLLDFGVGETPHKYEWQCSRETLWRILVPLTWKGHLALAYQKARWFWGGLRNRPKGR is encoded by the coding sequence ATGCGCTGGTCCATTGATGACCTGGACGGGCTTTCTCGCGACGCTCCCGCCGTCACCGACGAGGGTTCCTGGCTTCGGGCCTGTGCCGCCGTGGAGACCGGAAAACCGGTGGTCCTGCGCCAGGACGGGGTGTTTTTGCCCTTGTGCTGGCAACGGCGGCACGGCCTGTCGGTGGTGGAGGCGCTTGGCCAGGGACAGCGCTCCGTGGCCGGCCCGGTCGGCGTGGCCAACGCGCCCATGCCGGTTTTGGGGCTTGCGGATCTGCCGGCGCGGGCCGATCTCCTCGATTTTCGCCGCTTTCCGGCGGTCCACGCCGACAGCGTGTTCCCCCGTTTCCCCTCCCGCTTGGCCCGTGTCGACGCCGCCTGTTTCAAGCGGTCCCTGGCCGTCGACGAAGAGGCTTTTCTCGCCTCCCTGTCCAAGGGGACGCGCAAGGACCTGCGCTATGCGATGCGGCGGGTGGAACGCACGTTCGGCAAGGATTCCCCGGGGCACGAGGCCGTGACCCTGAGGGCGGGAAACCGTGAGGCGGCCTGGAACCGGGCGGCCGCCCTCGCCAAACGCAGCTGGCAGGGGAAGGCGGGCGTGTCCGTCGTGACGGATGGTAAGAAGGAACGCTTTCTTAAACGATTGATGGAAAACGGCATGACCGTGAAAATCCATTTTTACTCTTTGGGAGATAGCCTTGCAGCTTTTGCCATAACAATGGAAAATGGGAAAGAAATATTGATATATGCCCATGAATACGATGCTGCGTATGCCAAGTACCAGCCTGGGCACATCCTCAATTTCTCCATCATTGCGACAGCGCTGGTAAGCGGCATTTCCCTGCTCGATTTTGGCGTTGGAGAGACGCCGCATAAATACGAATGGCAGTGCAGCCGAGAGACGTTATGGAGAATTCTCGTTCCGTTGACCTGGAAAGGGCATCTGGCGCTTGCCTATCAGAAGGCGCGCTGGTTTTGGGGTGGCCTGCGAAACCGCCCGAAGGGGAGGTAA
- a CDS encoding polysaccharide deacetylase family protein produces MNATVKRFMARGCLGLGLDRIIRRTAQGRFVILMFHRVVSPATLKASANASLMVTEEFFRALAETLAGRCHCLPLRQAVALAGVGAEYAKPVVAITFDDGYADFYDAVFPVLRKLGLPATMFLSTGYLDLPERSFWWDAAEAFLAGSRDLERFARAGLPAAFWRDLRAVAASPSPERISAFIRGPLRRLDPTDRTRFLGLLPPASHRRPAILSWPQVRAMAATGLVDFAAHCVTHPLLAELDCTSALAEIAASKQRIEEETGRPVTAFAYPGGSIPLFYKDALTQVGIDLAVTTRFGGNDGRSDPLLLRRVDARLCGANGAFDPASCLAVCSGCFDWLHDLRERRDALVH; encoded by the coding sequence ATGAACGCGACGGTCAAACGCTTCATGGCCAGGGGCTGTCTGGGGCTCGGCCTCGACAGGATCATCCGCAGGACCGCTCAGGGGCGTTTCGTGATTTTGATGTTCCACCGGGTGGTCTCCCCGGCCACGCTCAAGGCCAGCGCAAACGCCTCGTTGATGGTGACGGAAGAGTTTTTTCGCGCCCTGGCCGAAACCCTGGCCGGGCGCTGTCATTGCCTGCCCTTGCGGCAGGCCGTCGCCCTGGCCGGGGTCGGAGCCGAGTATGCCAAGCCCGTGGTGGCCATCACCTTCGACGACGGCTACGCCGACTTTTACGACGCGGTGTTCCCCGTTCTCCGCAAGCTTGGCCTTCCGGCCACGATGTTTCTCTCCACGGGATATCTCGACCTGCCGGAGCGGTCTTTCTGGTGGGATGCGGCGGAAGCTTTTCTGGCCGGTTCCCGGGATTTGGAGCGCTTTGCCCGGGCCGGGCTGCCGGCGGCCTTTTGGCGGGATCTTCGGGCGGTCGCCGCGTCGCCGTCGCCGGAGCGTATTTCGGCCTTCATCCGGGGGCCGCTGCGTCGCCTCGATCCCACCGACCGGACCCGTTTTCTGGGGCTGCTTCCGCCGGCGTCCCACAGGCGGCCGGCCATACTCAGCTGGCCGCAGGTCCGGGCCATGGCCGCCACGGGCCTGGTCGATTTTGCCGCCCACTGCGTCACCCATCCGCTGTTGGCGGAACTCGATTGCACCAGCGCCCTGGCCGAAATCGCGGCCTCCAAACAACGCATCGAGGAAGAGACGGGCCGCCCGGTGACCGCGTTTGCCTATCCCGGCGGCAGCATCCCTTTGTTTTACAAGGACGCTTTGACCCAGGTGGGGATCGATCTGGCCGTCACCACCCGGTTCGGGGGCAACGACGGGCGAAGCGACCCGTTGCTGTTGCGGCGGGTGGATGCCCGGTTGTGCGGCGCCAACGGCGCTTTCGACCCGGCCTCCTGCCTGGCGGTGTGTTCCGGTTGTTTCGATTGGCTGCACGATCTGCGGGAGAGGCGTGATGCGCTGGTCCATTGA
- a CDS encoding glycosyltransferase, translated as MWARSTSDPHDLVTPLLSWLRRLQVREAGYDQGGIRDPLDGHVAGEHYAATHFAWCCALRHAARPDGDLLAAALEAMAFHLRTSRDAYAPGNWSYHWDFNNMASVETYLLLREAVPDALGEAWLASLQSWKTNVHWAVNWVAMRALAHFRRFGISGDAADRRVAEEWLAYVLGSQKQDGGIEDVRGRSLPSQYHAYTACLLHRLLPEHPRLIRTVVRAARWLLAITAPDGESNALGRGQGQIFGYACALYLFRAAATLDPPLAPQYRFAAARTMDRLRRFQTGEGWWPLVLNRLPVRRRAGWYDYHHLSVYNAFVAVWLTLAAALPLPPGPAAPPEPGVVWLKDSGLLAVRRDRWFVLFGSGREGAGYATEAGITPYDLFWEGRPLYRYVQGPGPGKYGALARDRGQEANCWSPLWRVGQGPWQAPTEAEGTLEPGAGPHRWLLRLERRSALWQRELVLGRHFLEARDTLDFLDISPESRGVTIRTHNFVWAADRPCQMGPTYLRDTMGGVVLRLWGGGPLTGAGTFETAWGETRVLAAEGQDGAVRCGWRLRRGPARPGGRLPGIVCLSWDPWSSLWKRKQRLLFELARSGRSPRTLYVEPSMPLTGIIEDAWALVRSRGDRYRRCLYGKPVELGHGFHLASPLWPWPGRRTFPRLERANHRSWLAQLRRFVKHVGFPDGYVLWLYHPSQRDALDALGDDAELVVFDWTDDWLLALPGDYDPEARKILEDNQREMLCRADVVFAVSNTLTKRAKVWCPEVHCLPNATDPEVFRPREPGQPEPPLMARRPALVYLSQITERLDVALVRAVALARPDWTVLLIGPVVGPETLVDPLRTLPNVVLVGPLPVKEAATLVAQADVCLLPHREDALTGTLDPIKLYDYLATGRPIVSSAVAMHRDVAPLVRVASGPRAFIEAVEAALAEPPGAAERRCRAARAHTWVRRAGQAADVLERFFPKEASCV; from the coding sequence ATGTGGGCGCGGTCCACCTCCGATCCCCACGATCTGGTCACTCCCCTGCTTTCCTGGCTGCGTCGCCTCCAGGTCCGGGAAGCCGGCTACGACCAGGGCGGCATTCGCGATCCTCTTGACGGGCACGTGGCCGGCGAGCACTACGCGGCCACGCATTTCGCCTGGTGCTGCGCCCTGCGCCACGCGGCCAGGCCGGATGGGGACCTGCTGGCGGCGGCCCTTGAAGCCATGGCCTTCCACCTGCGCACCTCGCGGGACGCCTATGCCCCGGGGAACTGGTCCTACCATTGGGATTTCAACAACATGGCTTCCGTGGAAACCTATTTGCTGTTGCGGGAGGCCGTGCCGGACGCCCTGGGCGAGGCTTGGCTGGCAAGTCTGCAAAGTTGGAAAACCAACGTGCACTGGGCCGTCAACTGGGTGGCCATGCGGGCCCTGGCCCATTTCAGGCGCTTCGGTATTTCGGGGGATGCCGCGGACCGGCGCGTGGCCGAGGAATGGCTGGCCTACGTGCTGGGCTCGCAAAAGCAGGACGGCGGCATCGAGGATGTCCGGGGCAGAAGCCTGCCCAGCCAATACCATGCCTATACCGCCTGCCTGCTGCACCGCCTGCTGCCGGAACATCCCCGCCTGATCCGGACGGTCGTCAGGGCGGCGCGCTGGCTTTTGGCCATTACCGCCCCCGATGGCGAAAGCAATGCCCTGGGGCGTGGCCAGGGGCAGATTTTCGGCTACGCCTGTGCGCTCTATCTCTTCCGGGCCGCGGCGACCCTGGATCCGCCTCTGGCTCCCCAGTACCGGTTCGCGGCGGCCAGGACCATGGACCGGCTGCGCCGGTTCCAGACCGGGGAGGGCTGGTGGCCGCTGGTCCTCAACCGGCTTCCCGTAAGGCGTCGGGCAGGGTGGTACGACTATCATCATCTGAGCGTGTACAACGCCTTCGTTGCCGTCTGGCTGACTCTGGCGGCGGCTTTGCCCCTGCCGCCGGGACCGGCCGCGCCGCCCGAGCCGGGCGTTGTCTGGCTCAAGGATTCCGGCCTGCTGGCGGTGCGGCGTGACCGATGGTTCGTTCTATTCGGCTCCGGCAGGGAAGGGGCCGGCTATGCGACCGAGGCGGGCATCACCCCGTATGATCTTTTTTGGGAAGGCCGGCCGTTGTACCGCTATGTCCAGGGGCCGGGGCCGGGGAAATACGGCGCCTTGGCCCGGGACCGGGGGCAGGAAGCCAACTGCTGGTCGCCGCTGTGGCGGGTGGGACAGGGCCCCTGGCAGGCGCCGACCGAAGCGGAAGGGACCCTGGAGCCGGGGGCCGGACCTCATCGCTGGCTCCTGCGCCTGGAGCGCCGCAGCGCGCTCTGGCAGCGGGAACTCGTGCTGGGACGACATTTTCTCGAGGCCAGGGACACGTTGGATTTCCTGGATATTTCTCCCGAATCTCGCGGCGTGACCATTCGAACGCATAATTTCGTCTGGGCCGCCGACAGGCCCTGCCAGATGGGGCCGACGTATCTTCGGGATACGATGGGTGGCGTCGTGCTGCGGCTTTGGGGCGGGGGTCCCCTGACCGGAGCCGGCACGTTCGAGACGGCCTGGGGCGAAACCCGCGTGCTGGCTGCGGAGGGGCAGGACGGGGCCGTCCGTTGCGGCTGGCGATTGCGACGGGGCCCGGCCCGGCCCGGAGGCCGGCTCCCGGGGATCGTCTGTCTGAGCTGGGATCCCTGGTCATCCCTTTGGAAGCGCAAGCAGCGGCTGCTTTTTGAACTGGCGCGTAGCGGAAGGTCGCCGCGAACCCTGTATGTGGAGCCCAGCATGCCTTTGACCGGGATCATCGAGGATGCCTGGGCCCTCGTCCGGTCGCGCGGGGATCGCTACCGCCGGTGCTTGTACGGCAAGCCCGTGGAACTTGGCCACGGGTTTCATCTGGCCTCGCCTCTTTGGCCCTGGCCGGGGCGGCGTACCTTTCCGCGACTGGAGCGGGCCAACCATCGCTCCTGGTTGGCCCAGTTGCGCCGTTTCGTGAAGCATGTCGGCTTTCCCGACGGCTATGTGCTGTGGTTGTACCACCCCTCCCAGCGCGACGCCCTGGATGCCTTGGGCGACGACGCGGAACTGGTGGTGTTCGACTGGACCGACGACTGGCTGTTGGCCTTGCCCGGGGACTATGACCCCGAGGCCCGGAAAATCCTCGAAGACAACCAGCGGGAAATGCTGTGCCGGGCGGATGTGGTTTTCGCCGTGTCCAACACCCTGACCAAGCGGGCCAAGGTCTGGTGCCCGGAGGTCCATTGCCTGCCCAACGCCACGGACCCGGAGGTGTTCCGGCCCCGGGAGCCGGGGCAGCCCGAGCCTCCCCTCATGGCGCGCCGGCCCGCCCTGGTCTATCTTTCCCAGATTACCGAACGGCTGGACGTGGCGCTGGTGCGCGCGGTTGCCCTGGCCAGACCGGACTGGACCGTGCTTCTGATCGGTCCGGTCGTCGGCCCCGAGACGCTGGTCGACCCGTTGCGGACCCTGCCCAACGTGGTCCTGGTCGGTCCCTTGCCCGTGAAAGAGGCCGCGACGCTGGTCGCCCAGGCCGACGTCTGCCTCTTGCCCCACCGGGAAGACGCTCTGACAGGCACGCTCGACCCCATCAAGCTCTACGATTACCTGGCCACGGGGCGGCCCATCGTGTCCTCGGCCGTGGCCATGCATCGTGACGTCGCGCCCCTGGTGCGGGTCGCCAGCGGTCCCCGGGCTTTCATCGAGGCTGTGGAGGCGGCTCTGGCCGAACCACCCGGGGCCGCGGAGCGCCGTTGCCGGGCGGCCAGGGCCCATACCTGGGTCAGGCGGGCCGGGCAGGCCGCCGATGTGCTCGAACGGTTTTTCCCCAAGGAGGCGTCATGCGTATAG
- a CDS encoding glycosyltransferase family 4 protein yields MRIAVDASVLRLPELRGIGSYLCGLLATWPEPEDEFLLLSPDPIPAQRLRTPARARVVVAPEPRGSRFHVWRWLTLPRAVRRLGPDLLWSPANQAVPVTGVPQAVTVHDTLLQECVRHDSLLERFYHGRLNPWWVRRHAARIITASAFSRERIATVFGCDPGRIRLIVDGVNLPVRPFAAREQARAHLRETDLVARPYVLVFGAESPWKNTEGALRAFALVAREEPGLDFVVAGVQTRVRERLWALGRELGLASRLRLPGFVSPADRDALYQGAEVFLYPSLFEGFGLPPLEAMALDTPVVASDAASIPEVTGRAARLVNAADPGALAGALLEVLRSPDLRQALVMAGRDNLRRFRWEDTARAHRELFAECAAS; encoded by the coding sequence ATGCGTATAGCCGTGGACGCATCCGTGCTGCGTCTGCCCGAACTGCGGGGCATCGGATCCTATTTGTGCGGGCTCTTGGCTACCTGGCCCGAGCCGGAGGACGAGTTTTTGCTGCTCAGTCCCGACCCGATCCCGGCGCAACGGCTTCGCACCCCGGCGCGTGCGCGTGTTGTCGTGGCCCCCGAGCCACGCGGCAGCCGGTTTCATGTGTGGCGTTGGCTGACCCTGCCCCGCGCCGTGCGCCGGCTTGGCCCCGATCTGTTGTGGAGTCCGGCCAACCAGGCCGTGCCTGTGACCGGGGTGCCCCAGGCGGTGACCGTGCACGACACCCTGTTGCAGGAGTGCGTACGCCACGACAGCCTGCTCGAACGCTTCTACCACGGCCGGCTGAACCCCTGGTGGGTGCGGCGTCATGCCGCGCGGATCATCACCGCGAGCGCTTTTTCCCGGGAGCGCATCGCCACGGTTTTCGGCTGCGATCCCGGTCGCATCCGGCTGATCGTCGACGGCGTCAATCTGCCGGTGCGGCCCTTTGCCGCCAGGGAGCAGGCCCGGGCGCACCTGCGGGAAACGGACTTGGTCGCGCGGCCGTATGTCCTGGTTTTCGGAGCGGAAAGCCCCTGGAAAAATACCGAAGGAGCCCTGCGGGCGTTTGCCCTGGTCGCCAGGGAGGAGCCGGGGCTGGATTTTGTGGTGGCCGGGGTCCAGACCCGGGTTCGGGAGCGGCTCTGGGCCCTGGGCCGGGAACTGGGGCTTGCCTCGCGGCTGCGCCTGCCGGGCTTCGTGTCCCCGGCCGACCGGGACGCCTTGTACCAGGGCGCGGAGGTCTTCCTCTATCCGTCACTGTTCGAAGGATTTGGTCTGCCGCCTCTGGAAGCCATGGCCCTGGACACGCCGGTGGTCGCCTCCGATGCGGCCTCCATCCCCGAAGTGACCGGCAGGGCGGCGCGTCTGGTCAACGCCGCCGATCCCGGAGCCCTGGCCGGGGCGCTTTTGGAGGTCCTGCGCTCGCCGGATCTGCGGCAAGCGCTGGTCATGGCCGGCCGGGACAATCTCAGGCGTTTTCGTTGGGAGGACACGGCCAGGGCGCATCGGGAGCTTTTTGCGGAGTGTGCCGCGTCATGA
- a CDS encoding glycosyltransferase family 4 protein, whose translation MKRILVVETGAGFGGALTSLATLLSSLDATRFEVHVLTAYPQEWITAGGAVARVGELPRRRRYGPGSVLEKRLRPVLGRRAGNAAFLADLLTTGRRFARSVAAYAREQRIDIIQGNNGILINDAVILGARWARRPCVIHVRGEEYPSRPGSWLAASVARFLAVSRFVKRSIKALGVSPQRIVLTPEGLDAAAFALGADGGAFRLRHNLSAGLPLVGLVACLAGWKGHDVFLEACAQVLPAAGAGAVIVGGEPDGSGLELSRLRQKARMSGIGDRVWFTGHEADVASAMAACQVVVHASTSPEPFGRVILEAMSLGLPVIASRAGGPEEIVTSGTDGLLVTPGDARALARTMRRLLADAGERERLGRAGLEKVREGYGLRRHAAIVESVWDALA comes from the coding sequence ATGAAACGCATCCTCGTGGTCGAGACGGGCGCCGGCTTTGGCGGGGCGTTGACCAGCCTGGCAACATTGCTTTCTTCCTTGGATGCTACCCGCTTCGAAGTGCATGTGCTGACCGCCTATCCTCAGGAGTGGATCACGGCGGGGGGAGCGGTGGCGCGGGTGGGGGAGTTGCCCCGGCGGCGGCGTTATGGCCCGGGCAGCGTTCTCGAAAAAAGGTTGCGACCGGTTCTGGGAAGACGGGCCGGCAATGCCGCGTTTCTGGCCGACCTGCTGACCACCGGCCGCCGGTTCGCCCGGAGCGTGGCGGCCTATGCCCGGGAGCAGCGGATCGACATCATTCAGGGCAACAACGGCATTCTCATCAACGATGCCGTGATCCTCGGCGCCAGGTGGGCGCGCCGGCCCTGCGTCATCCACGTGCGGGGCGAGGAATATCCAAGCCGTCCGGGAAGCTGGCTGGCCGCAAGCGTGGCGCGTTTTCTGGCGGTCTCCCGCTTTGTAAAGCGCAGTATAAAGGCCCTTGGCGTTTCGCCGCAGCGCATTGTCCTGACCCCGGAAGGCCTGGATGCCGCCGCTTTTGCCCTGGGCGCCGACGGCGGGGCCTTCCGCCTGCGCCACAACCTGTCCGCAGGGCTGCCTTTGGTCGGGCTGGTGGCTTGTCTTGCGGGCTGGAAGGGGCATGACGTCTTTCTGGAGGCCTGCGCCCAGGTTCTGCCCGCAGCCGGGGCCGGCGCGGTGATCGTCGGCGGGGAGCCGGACGGTTCGGGCCTGGAATTGTCCCGCCTGCGGCAAAAAGCCCGTATGTCAGGCATCGGGGATCGGGTCTGGTTTACGGGGCATGAGGCGGATGTGGCTTCGGCCATGGCGGCCTGTCAGGTGGTGGTCCATGCCTCCACCAGCCCGGAGCCCTTCGGCCGGGTGATCCTCGAAGCCATGTCCCTGGGCCTGCCGGTCATCGCCTCCCGGGCCGGTGGACCGGAAGAGATCGTCACATCCGGTACGGACGGATTGCTGGTGACGCCGGGCGATGCCCGGGCCTTGGCCCGGACCATGCGGCGTCTGCTGGCCGATGCCGGGGAGCGAGAGCGTCTTGGCCGGGCCGGCCTGGAAAAGGTCCGCGAGGGATACGGGCTGCGACGCCATGCCGCCATCGTGGAGTCCGTGTGGGACGCGCTGGCATAG